From the Sediminispirochaeta bajacaliforniensis DSM 16054 genome, the window CGTCATGCTTGCGGTGGCATTGACAATGCTTGCTGCAGCGTGGGTCTCCTCCCAACTCGGGGGGCTTACCGGGGATGTCTACGGCGCGGTAATCGAATTCTGCGAACTTTGCGTACTCATACTCATCGTCCCCATCTCGAAATTTTTCTGACATGAAAACGATCATCCTGCTTCGTCACGCCGAATGCGAGGGAGTCGGTTATATCGGGCGGGGGAGCAATCCGCCCCTCTCTCAGGAAGGAAGAGAACGGGCCGGGGAGCTTATCGCCCCCCTGCTTACCTTTGCCCCAAAACAAATTTTCTCGAGTCCCCTGCTTCGTTGTCGTCAAACCATCGATCCCTTTTGGACCGCGAAGAAGGGAGAAGGTGGCTGTGCCATGGTAAGCTGGGACAAACGGCTCGAAGAGTTGGATTTCGGTCGCTGGGAAGGATGCCGATCAAAAACTGTCAAAGCACATGATCCGGATCTCTTTGACAGGTGGCTTACCGATCCAAGCTTCCCCGCGCCCGGAGGAGAAAGTCTCGCCATGCTTCAGGAACGGGTTGAAGCGTTTTGGAGACAGGAAATAGCAGGGGCGGAAGCCGAGAGAATTCTCATTCTCACCCACGGCGGCCCCATACGATGTCTTCTATCCCTGTTGGTCGGAAGGGGAACAGATGGTCACTGGCTCTTCTCCGTCGATCGGGGAAATTTCTGTACAATAAAAATTTTCGACGATGGAAATTACCTCATTGATGGGGTAAATCTTCATTAATGGCCAATGCCGTGGATCATGATAACCATGTGGTCGATCATGCCCAGCAATTCCCGCATATATTCTTCCACCGCCCGAACGCTGCCCGGAAGGGCAAAGATACTTGAGCTTCCCGATATGGCGCAGAGGCTTCTGGAAAAAAGGGCGTTTGGCTTTTCCGCCCCATATTTGAGACGAATATGGTCCATAACACCGGGCAGGATCTTGTCGGCGACGGCCATAACCGCCTCAGGTGTCACATCGCGGGGCCCGATACCTGTACCGCCGGTAGTAAAAATCAGATTATCTCCCGCTTCCACGGCACTCCGAAGAGCAGCCTCAATGGCAGCCTGATCATCGGGAAGAAGCTGGTAAATAGTTTTCAGATGGTAACGCTTCGTCGAAAAGCCTGCTTTTACCAATTCGGTGATTCTCGGGCCTGAGATATCCTCGTAGACACCGGCATGCGCCCTATCGCTGATGGTTATGACCCGAACGGTAAAGGGCCGGGGCAGATATTCCATCTCGGCCCCCTGTTGTATGGTGCCTTGCTTTATGACCCTGGCAAAGAGCCCTTCCTTGGGCATGACACACTTTCCCACCTCACGATAGATGGCGCAGTCGTCGCCGTGGCAGCTCTTTCCAATCTGTGTAATCTCCAGCTCAACATCGCCGATCCGAAATCGGTCCAGAACGGCGACATCGTTCAGATCTATCCCGTCGACGGTAATATTTTCACCGAATTCTCCCGGACCGATCTTTCTTGTCATGCGTTCTTCGAAACGTCTGATACTCGGGTTCCCGAGCAGACTAATCTGGCGATGCCAATCACCGGCATGGGCATCGCCACGAAAGCCGTGGTCATAGACTTCAATGTGAGGAACCGGATGCTTTGCCGTTCCCTTCTCCTCCGATATATTGATCGATTCAACTGTGATCTTCATTCGATTACTTCCTTCCGTTTTTCAACAAGGTGAATTCCTTCCATAACCATACCTTTATCCACGGCCTTGCACATATCGTATACCGTAAGCAGGGCCACATGCACGGCGGTCAGGGCCTCCATCTCGACCCCGGTCTTTCCGGTACACCGGGCCTCGCCCTCTACCATTACCCCGTCATCGGTGAGTTTGGTACGGACATCGACCTTGGTGAGGGGTAAGGGGTGGCAAAGAGGGATCAAATGATGGGTATGTTTTGCAGCCTGAATTCCCGCAATCTGGGCCACCGTCAAAACGTCCCCCTTTTTTACCTTATTCTCCCGTATAAGTGCCACCGTAGAGGGGGCCAGTCTAATACGCCCCGCCGCTATGGCGACTCGTCTGACAGGAACCTTGTCTCCCACATCAATCATGGACGCCCTACCCGTCTCATCGACATGGGTTAATCTTCCCTCCGCCTTTCTGATTTCACCGGAAGGGTCATATTCGCTCATAGCTATCCTCCGAGGCCATAGAAGGTATTTCCGCTGCCGGGAACACCACATTTCGGTTTACCGCGTACGGCGGCAAGGATTGCCTCCCGTGCGCCTAATGTCCTTACATCAAATCCTATATCATTGAAGAGGCAGGGGTAAATAACCCCGCGACTTGAAAGCCTGAGACGGCTACAGTGTGCACAATCCCCTCCCTCGCCCCCTTCGACAACGGTAAATTCACCGGCATGAAGATCCATCTGGTGAATAAAACGTACCTCAAATCCCTGTTCTTCGCCAAAACGGGCGACATCCCCGGCAGCCAGGGGGCCGGCATTAAAGGGAACCACGGCATTGAGCTTAATCGGCGAAAGCCCAGCAGCCTTTGCGGCGGCGAGCCCTTCAAGGACATCTTCTATCCGTCCACCCCTGGTTATCTCCGCATAACGGACCGGATCCATGGTATCCAGGCTGACATTCACCCGCATCAAGCCCGCGGCTTTCAGATCAGCGGCAAAGGCTGAGAGCAATATGCCGTTGGTGGTCATTGCAAGATCACGAAGGCCTTCGAAGGAGGCAATCATCGCCACCAGATCGACAATTCCTTTTCGAACCAGCGGTTCTCCGCCGGTCAACCTTATTTTGTCTATTCCCAGGGAAATGGCGACCTTCACGATATCACGAATTTCCTCAAGGGAGAGAATTTGATCATGAGGGATAAGGGGAACGCCCTCTTCCGGCATACAGTAGAGGCAACGTAGATTACAACGATCGGTAACCGATATACGAAGGTAGTGTATGTGACGTTTATATAGGTCTAACAACAACCATTTTTCCTTTCTTCATCTCTGATATTCCCCGATCAATTCTCATGAATCCATCGGCGGCAGGTAACGCCTGGAAATGGCCTGAGCCATGGTAGGCAATGGGCCTTGCGTAGCCATCGTCCCCGATGGCTACGGGAAACCACTCCTCACGCTCGGCATCACGGCGGAGAAACGCTTCCGCCAAGGGACAGAGGAGCATACGAGGCTGAAAGTGTGCCCCCATAAGGCGGTAGAGATAGGGTTTGACAAGCAGTTCCGTTATCACAAAACTGGAAACGGGATTTCCCGGAAGGCCAAAAAGATCGGCACGTTCTGAGACGGCAAAGGTCGACGGACGTCCGGGCTTCACTGCTATTCTGTCATAAAGGATGGTAAACCCGTTTTCGGTAATGGCATCGGGTGCAAAATCATAATCCCCCATGGAGACACCGCCGCTCATCAGTATGAGATCATTTTCCATAGCGGCATGCTTAAGCACGGAAGAAAGCTGCCCGACATCATCGGGAACGATACCGTAGTAGCGGGGGCGTATTCCCAAGTCTCCTAATTGAGCCATTGCCTGGTTCGCATTTGCGTTTCTAACCTGAAAAAGGTCAGGGTTTTCTTCAGGTTCTATCACTTCATTCCCGCTCGCAAGAAGACCGACCCTTGGAAGACGTTTCACCAAGGCCCTTGCATACCCGACCGAAGCAAGGAGAGCGATATGCTTGGACGAAAGGACGGTCCCGGCGCTAAGAACCAGCGAACCAGCCTTTACATCCTCACCCCGGGGACTAAAGTTGGAAGAACCGCCAATAATACGGTCATCCTCCAGAGTAACAAAGGTGGTGCCACCGTCGGTATGCTCTGCAGAGTACTCGACCATTGCAACCATGTCGGCCCCATCCGGCAATACAGTCCCCGTCATCACCTTGACACATGTTTCCGGTTCGACTTTCAGCCGATCACGACTGCCGGCTGCGCTGTCGCCGATAAGTCGCAACGTACCCGGAAGATCACACCTCCGGCAGGCATATCCATCCATAGCAACCCTATCAAAGGGGGGAAGCTCGCGGTCGGTACATATATCCATGGCAAGCACCCTGCCCCGGCATAGTCCCGGCTCCACCTCTTCAGTGGAAGCATATCTACCGGCAAGCTCAGCTGCCCTTGCAATGGTCAAATCATAAACTTCATTAAAATCCCGAAGTTGCTTATCATTCTTCTCTCTCACAGCGTATGAACTCCACGATGCATATTTTAGCGTCAGCCATTGTATCATGAAAGGATACAATGGAAAAGATAGAAGGTGGACTGCGAGTGGAGAATAAGAAGCAAATAGATATTTTTTCTTGACTAATTTGGTCAGAATGCATAAAATTTTATTACCAGGTATTTTCTATAATAAGGAGTGTGTTATGAAGCGAAAGATTCTTCTCATTTCATCCATTATGTTGTTGGCCCTTTCCGTCGGCCTATTTGCCCAACAGTCGACCAGGTCCGATGCCGATTTCGTAAAACAGGCAATGACCAGTTTTCAGCTTGATGCCGTTCGTCCCGCGTACATTGAAGCAGACAGAATGGAAGCAAACTATCGTTTTTATCCTGCCGTAAAAGGTGGTAAGGTTATCGGTTACCTCTGGTGGGCACGGGATTTTCGTATTGCAAACCACTTTGAGGACATCATTCTGTTGGTGAAAGCGGATGGGCAGAAGGCAAAGCTTGCCGATTTCTGGATTTCACACAACGATCATCATATGAACATGTCGGAACAGGCAACCAAAGATCAGTTTGCCGGTATGACCTACGACTCATCGATCGATACCGTTTCAGGCTCGACCCTCTCTTCCATGCAGGTGACCACAGCCGCGAAAACAACCCTTTTTGTTTTTGAAAAATACGTTATTGAAAAGGACCTGCTGAAGTAAACACGGCAAAACAATGAATG encodes:
- a CDS encoding histidine phosphatase family protein, whose translation is MKTIILLRHAECEGVGYIGRGSNPPLSQEGRERAGELIAPLLTFAPKQIFSSPLLRCRQTIDPFWTAKKGEGGCAMVSWDKRLEELDFGRWEGCRSKTVKAHDPDLFDRWLTDPSFPAPGGESLAMLQERVEAFWRQEIAGAEAERILILTHGGPIRCLLSLLVGRGTDGHWLFSVDRGNFCTIKIFDDGNYLIDGVNLH
- a CDS encoding molybdopterin molybdotransferase MoeA — encoded protein: MREKNDKQLRDFNEVYDLTIARAAELAGRYASTEEVEPGLCRGRVLAMDICTDRELPPFDRVAMDGYACRRCDLPGTLRLIGDSAAGSRDRLKVEPETCVKVMTGTVLPDGADMVAMVEYSAEHTDGGTTFVTLEDDRIIGGSSNFSPRGEDVKAGSLVLSAGTVLSSKHIALLASVGYARALVKRLPRVGLLASGNEVIEPEENPDLFQVRNANANQAMAQLGDLGIRPRYYGIVPDDVGQLSSVLKHAAMENDLILMSGGVSMGDYDFAPDAITENGFTILYDRIAVKPGRPSTFAVSERADLFGLPGNPVSSFVITELLVKPYLYRLMGAHFQPRMLLCPLAEAFLRRDAEREEWFPVAIGDDGYARPIAYHGSGHFQALPAADGFMRIDRGISEMKKGKMVVVRPI
- a CDS encoding GTP 3',8-cyclase MoaA, with translation MLLDLYKRHIHYLRISVTDRCNLRCLYCMPEEGVPLIPHDQILSLEEIRDIVKVAISLGIDKIRLTGGEPLVRKGIVDLVAMIASFEGLRDLAMTTNGILLSAFAADLKAAGLMRVNVSLDTMDPVRYAEITRGGRIEDVLEGLAAAKAAGLSPIKLNAVVPFNAGPLAAGDVARFGEEQGFEVRFIHQMDLHAGEFTVVEGGEGGDCAHCSRLRLSSRGVIYPCLFNDIGFDVRTLGAREAILAAVRGKPKCGVPGSGNTFYGLGG
- the moaC gene encoding cyclic pyranopterin monophosphate synthase MoaC — protein: MSEYDPSGEIRKAEGRLTHVDETGRASMIDVGDKVPVRRVAIAAGRIRLAPSTVALIRENKVKKGDVLTVAQIAGIQAAKHTHHLIPLCHPLPLTKVDVRTKLTDDGVMVEGEARCTGKTGVEMEALTAVHVALLTVYDMCKAVDKGMVMEGIHLVEKRKEVIE
- a CDS encoding FMN-binding protein — encoded protein: MKRKILLISSIMLLALSVGLFAQQSTRSDADFVKQAMTSFQLDAVRPAYIEADRMEANYRFYPAVKGGKVIGYLWWARDFRIANHFEDIILLVKADGQKAKLADFWISHNDHHMNMSEQATKDQFAGMTYDSSIDTVSGSTLSSMQVTTAAKTTLFVFEKYVIEKDLLK
- a CDS encoding MOSC domain-containing protein yields the protein MKITVESINISEEKGTAKHPVPHIEVYDHGFRGDAHAGDWHRQISLLGNPSIRRFEERMTRKIGPGEFGENITVDGIDLNDVAVLDRFRIGDVELEITQIGKSCHGDDCAIYREVGKCVMPKEGLFARVIKQGTIQQGAEMEYLPRPFTVRVITISDRAHAGVYEDISGPRITELVKAGFSTKRYHLKTIYQLLPDDQAAIEAALRSAVEAGDNLIFTTGGTGIGPRDVTPEAVMAVADKILPGVMDHIRLKYGAEKPNALFSRSLCAISGSSSIFALPGSVRAVEEYMRELLGMIDHMVIMIHGIGH